One Oryza sativa Japonica Group chromosome 8, ASM3414082v1 DNA window includes the following coding sequences:
- the LOC4345168 gene encoding uncharacterized protein yields MASPPDAALTDYERLREENIRRNDAILASLRRKASELSAAIQSSSSSKRPKKQPPPPRATPIPVVLRRSLRTRGLPPSTSTSSSSAASPPAPESPPEAPCSTRLSSSLASAILAAASASPAAPPPVRDDGFDAGAELVLRPSHVRRVVPDRILSVRVLPLVDRTVVAAGNKLGNVGFWDVDGGAVAGADGVFEYLPHRGPVGAIVSHPATPQKIYSCCYEGEICLMDLEKENFNMIYLTDYPIFSLCQAPNSPSSLYLAEGNDLKLFDERMGKVSATWNLHDNRINSIDFHPENTYMLATSSTDGTACMWDLRNMKEKEPESLKVLEHGRSVQSAYFSPSGRMVATTSLDDTVRIFSVDDFGNSSIMKHNNKTGRWLSTFKAIWGWNDTDLFIGNMARAIDIILVDLNGSSLLAMNNARLESEHMTAIPGRFSAHPYKVGHLACASSGGKVFLWTRA; encoded by the exons ATGGCGTCGCCGCCGGACGCCGCCCTCACCGACTACGAGCGCCTCCGGGAGGAGAACATCCGCCGCAACGACGCCAtcctcgcctccctccgccgcaaGGCCTCCgagctctccgccgccatccagtcctcctcctcgtcgaagCGCCCCAagaagcagccgccgccgccgcgcgcgaccCCGATCcccgtcgtcctccgccgctccctccgCACCAGGGGCCTccccccctccacctccacctcttcctcctccgccgcctccccgcccgcgcccgagtCCCCTCCGGAGGCGCCCTGCAGCACCcggctctcctcctccctcgcctccgccatCCTCGCGGCCGCGTCCGCCtcgccagccgcgccgcctcccgtccgTGACGACGGCTTCGATGCCGGGGCGGAGCTGGTGCTGAGGCCCTCGCACGTGAGGAGGGTGGTGCCGGACAGGATACTGTCGGTGCGGGTCCTGCCGCTGGTGGACCGgaccgtggtggcggcggggaacAAGCTGGGGAACGTTGGGTTCTGGgacgtggacggcggcgccgtggcgGGTGCAGATGGGGTGTTCGAGTATTTGCCTCACAGGGGCCCTGTGGGGGCAATCGTCTCACACCCAGCTACGCCGCAGAAG ATTTACAGCTGTTGCTATGAGGGTGAAATTTGTCTTATGGACCTTGAGAAAGAGAACTTTAATATGATCTATCTGACTGACTATCCTATTTTCTCACTTTGTCAAGCGCCAAATAGCCCCAGCTCTCTATATCTTGCTGAAGGAAATGATCTGAAACTTTTTGATGAGAGGATGGGTAAGGTGTCAGCCACATGGAATTTACATGATAATAGAATCAACTCAATAGATTTTCATCCAGAGAACACATATATGCTTGCCACAAGTTCAACGGATGGAACTGCTTGTATGTGGGATTTGAGAAACATGAAAGAGAAGGAACCAGAGAGCTTGAAGGTCCTTGAACATGGGAGATCTGTTCAGTCTGCTTATTTTTCACCTAGTGGCCGCATGGTTGCAACTACAAG CCTGGATGATACTGTCCGAATTTTTAGTGTGGATGACTTCGGCAACTCGAGCATAATGAAGCACAATAACAAGACCGGGAGATGGCTTTCTACTTTCAA GGCAATCTGGGGCTGGAATGACACTGACCTGTTTATTGGAAACATGGCGCGGGCAATAGATATCATTTTGGTTGATCTGAATGGCAGTAGCCTCTTAGCTATGAACAACGCACGTCTCGAGAGCGAACACATGACGGCCATTCCGGGCCGGTTCTCTGCACACCCATATAAAGTTGGCCATCTTGCTTGTGCAAGCTCTGGTGGCAAGGTGTTTCTTTGGACCAGAGCATGA